A genome region from Nycticebus coucang isolate mNycCou1 chromosome 4, mNycCou1.pri, whole genome shotgun sequence includes the following:
- the LOC128584969 gene encoding fatty acid-binding protein 5-like, with amino-acid sequence MATVQQLAGRWRLVDSKGLDKYLKELGLGLPQRKMGAMAKPDCIITCDGKNLTIKTESAVKTTQFSCVLGEKFEETTADGRKTQTVCNYIDGALVQHQEWDGKENTITRKLTDGKLVVECSTNQVTCTRVYEKVE; translated from the coding sequence ATGGCCACGGTGCAGCAGCTCGCGGGAAGATGGCGCCTGGTGGACAGCAAAGGCTTGGATAAATACCTGAAGGAACTAGGACTGGGGCTACCTCAACGAAAAATGGGTGCCATGGCCAAACCCGATTGTATCATCACTTGCGACGGCAAAAACCTCACCATAAAAACTGAGAGCGCCGTGAAAACAACACAGTTTTCTTGTGTCTTgggagagaagtttgaagaaacTACAGCTGACGGTAGAAAAACTCAGACCGTCTGCAACTATATAGATGGAGCATTGGTTCAACACCAAGAATGGGATGGGAAGGAAAACACCATAACAAGAAAATTGACGGATGGGAAATTAGTGGTGGAATGCTCCACGAACCAAGTCACTTGTACTCGGGTCTatgaaaaagtagaataa